From the Myxococcales bacterium genome, one window contains:
- a CDS encoding UDP-N-acetylmuramate--L-alanine ligase → MFRKPDTKIHFVGIGGMGMCGLAEVLANMGYKVSGSDTNDSEITRHLSEIGCAVKQGHRADHLGESDVVVVSSAIKDYNPEVEAARARQIPVIPRAEMLGELMRMKFGIAVAGAHGKTTSTTMMHTVMMAAGLDPTAVIGGRVNSLGLANARWGKSDYLVAEADESDGSFLTLSPTLAMVTNIDAEHLDHYGTYDNVKKAFASFCNRVPFFGMSALCLDNAGVQEVIPQLTKRFTTYGVSAQATYRARNIRPDGLVTRFVAWRRADELGEVVLPMPGHHNVLNALGVLAISDFLDIPFATYAGAIAKFEGIQRRFTVRGEVGGITVVDDFGHHPAEVRATLSGARASFAGRRIIAAFQPHRFTRTRDQFAEFARSFYDADKVVVCDVFAAGEKPIDGISSEALVRAIKEAGHKDVSYVARREDVAPWLAEQAKGGDLMITLGAGNIQLSCNEVIEQLEKTRGAATRKNLVRI, encoded by the coding sequence ATGTTCCGCAAGCCTGACACCAAGATCCACTTCGTCGGCATCGGCGGCATGGGCATGTGCGGCCTGGCCGAGGTCCTCGCCAACATGGGCTACAAGGTCTCGGGCTCGGACACCAACGACTCCGAGATCACGCGCCACCTGTCGGAGATCGGCTGCGCGGTCAAGCAGGGCCACCGCGCCGACCACCTCGGCGAGTCCGACGTCGTGGTCGTGTCGTCGGCGATCAAGGACTACAACCCCGAGGTCGAGGCCGCGCGCGCCCGCCAGATCCCGGTGATCCCGCGGGCCGAGATGCTCGGCGAGCTGATGCGCATGAAGTTCGGCATCGCGGTCGCCGGCGCCCACGGCAAGACCACGTCGACGACGATGATGCACACGGTCATGATGGCGGCCGGCCTCGACCCGACCGCGGTCATCGGCGGCCGCGTCAACTCGCTGGGCCTGGCCAACGCCCGCTGGGGCAAGAGCGACTACCTCGTGGCCGAGGCCGACGAGAGCGACGGCTCGTTCCTGACCCTGTCGCCGACGCTGGCGATGGTCACCAACATCGACGCCGAGCACCTCGATCACTACGGCACCTACGACAACGTCAAGAAGGCGTTCGCGTCGTTCTGCAACCGCGTGCCGTTCTTCGGCATGAGCGCGCTGTGCCTCGACAACGCCGGCGTCCAGGAGGTGATCCCGCAGCTGACCAAGCGGTTCACCACCTACGGCGTGTCGGCCCAGGCCACCTACCGCGCCCGCAACATCCGGCCCGACGGCCTGGTCACGCGCTTCGTCGCGTGGCGCCGCGCCGACGAGCTGGGCGAGGTGGTGCTGCCGATGCCCGGCCACCACAACGTGCTCAACGCGCTGGGCGTGCTGGCGATCAGCGACTTCCTCGACATCCCGTTCGCGACCTACGCCGGCGCGATCGCCAAGTTCGAGGGCATCCAGCGCCGGTTCACCGTCCGCGGCGAGGTCGGCGGCATCACCGTCGTCGACGACTTCGGCCACCACCCGGCCGAGGTCCGCGCGACCCTGTCGGGCGCGCGCGCGTCGTTCGCCGGCCGCCGCATCATCGCCGCGTTCCAGCCGCACCGGTTCACCCGCACCCGCGATCAGTTCGCCGAGTTCGCGCGCAGCTTCTACGACGCCGACAAGGTGGTCGTGTGCGACGTGTTCGCCGCCGGCGAGAAGCCGATCGACGGCATCTCGTCCGAGGCGCTGGTGCGCGCGATCAAGGAGGCCGGCCACAAGGACGTCTCGTACGTGGCGCGGCGCGAGGACGTCGCGCCGTGGCTGGCCGAGCAGGCCAAGGGCGGCGACCTGATGATCACGCTCGGCGCCGGCAACATCCAGCTGTCGTGCAACGAGGTGATCGAGCAGCTCGAGAAGACCCGCGGCGCGGCGACGAGGAAGAACCTGGTCCGGATCTGA
- a CDS encoding GNAT family N-acetyltransferase, whose amino-acid sequence MVREARPDDADAIARVHVASWHAAYQTLIPADRLAAFTVRVRAAAWRHNLETGSVRAAVFEDPGGVRGFSAVGPSRDLIGWGEIWALYVDPSMWGRGVGSALFADALTALTERRFDQVLLWVLEGNERALRFYQGGGFVLDGTRKVESGLPQLRLRRWPPTARASSAR is encoded by the coding sequence ATGGTGCGCGAGGCCCGGCCTGACGACGCGGACGCGATCGCGCGCGTGCACGTGGCCAGCTGGCACGCGGCGTACCAGACGCTGATCCCGGCCGACCGGCTGGCGGCGTTCACGGTGCGGGTTCGGGCCGCGGCGTGGCGCCACAACCTCGAGACCGGCTCGGTGCGCGCCGCGGTGTTCGAGGACCCCGGCGGGGTGCGCGGCTTCTCGGCGGTGGGCCCCAGCCGCGATCTGATCGGCTGGGGCGAGATCTGGGCGCTCTACGTCGATCCGTCGATGTGGGGCCGCGGCGTCGGCAGCGCGCTGTTCGCCGACGCGCTCACGGCGCTGACCGAGCGGCGGTTCGACCAGGTGTTGCTGTGGGTGCTCGAGGGCAACGAGCGCGCGCTGCGGTTCTACCAGGGCGGCGGGTTCGTCCTCGACGGGACCCGCAAGGTCGAGAGCGGGCTGCCGCAGCTGCGCCTGCGTCGCTGGCCGCCGACCGCTCGGGCGAGCTCGGCGCGCTGA
- a CDS encoding DUF4157 domain-containing protein, which produces MRTRSHASAPDHADASPSFPRAPGKVTLTSRLQRKGGAAPATSPEAQHAAATAGMQGPRQSLPYAAEIERCFGFTYDLSGVGAFIGGPATDACAELGAQAYASGDAVAFASAPDLHTAAHEAAHVVQQRGGVQLRDGIGRAGDAYERHADAVADAVVAGRSAEALLAECGGGGGGARRAIQRKDGEPRAGAGRGAGNVPGDRDAVSGLAAVKLAYHAVKAVDAKLEASRVNRIIYDDALAYVLGKAGAVGQEWGLDQEAAHLMAPTLERAQMAPDDLFTARPSAPSAPAAPAGRLPADLPAPKPRINFEAEVAKGAPPPAAAKKPPLSPKALDRLSKGLKVADKTLAILGIIGGAKNIYDGVDKFSKAQTRGDHMEAMLQFDQGVLGFASGVSSLASLTRVAGVTGLAAALLQLRAAGAELLAKGDSWHGKDSLDLGFDTYDAASKEVGPVAGAIAGVAVTAFAACGEIVWGVAATLREVASLLEAGLRLIMADDLEKEVNEMLKQELRPEHWRDHTPVVPAPDVPRREAPPRGQPRPEDRAEEERARRAREAPQPRVR; this is translated from the coding sequence ATGAGGACCCGCTCGCACGCGTCGGCGCCCGATCACGCCGACGCCAGCCCATCGTTCCCCCGGGCGCCCGGCAAGGTGACCCTGACCTCGCGCCTGCAGCGCAAGGGCGGCGCCGCGCCCGCCACGAGCCCCGAGGCCCAGCACGCCGCGGCCACCGCTGGGATGCAGGGCCCGCGGCAGTCGCTGCCGTACGCGGCCGAGATCGAGCGCTGCTTCGGCTTCACCTACGATCTCAGCGGGGTCGGCGCGTTCATCGGCGGGCCGGCCACCGACGCGTGCGCCGAGCTCGGCGCCCAGGCCTACGCGTCGGGCGACGCGGTGGCGTTCGCGTCGGCGCCGGACCTGCACACCGCGGCCCACGAGGCCGCGCACGTGGTCCAGCAGCGCGGCGGCGTGCAGCTCCGCGACGGGATCGGTCGCGCCGGCGACGCCTACGAGCGCCACGCCGACGCGGTCGCTGACGCGGTCGTGGCCGGCCGCTCGGCCGAGGCGCTGCTGGCCGAGTGCGGCGGCGGCGGCGGCGGCGCGCGCCGGGCGATCCAGCGCAAGGACGGCGAGCCGCGCGCGGGCGCGGGCAGGGGCGCGGGCAACGTCCCCGGCGATCGCGACGCGGTCAGCGGCCTGGCCGCGGTCAAGCTCGCGTACCACGCCGTCAAGGCCGTCGACGCCAAGCTCGAGGCCTCGAGGGTCAACCGGATCATCTATGACGACGCGCTGGCGTACGTGCTCGGCAAGGCCGGCGCCGTTGGGCAGGAGTGGGGGCTCGATCAAGAGGCCGCGCACCTGATGGCGCCGACCCTCGAGCGCGCCCAGATGGCGCCCGACGATCTGTTCACGGCCAGGCCGTCAGCGCCGTCAGCGCCGGCGGCGCCGGCCGGCCGCCTGCCGGCGGATCTGCCCGCGCCGAAGCCGCGGATCAACTTCGAGGCCGAGGTGGCGAAGGGCGCGCCGCCGCCGGCTGCGGCGAAGAAGCCGCCGCTGTCGCCCAAGGCCCTCGATCGGCTCTCCAAGGGGCTCAAGGTCGCCGACAAGACGCTCGCCATTCTCGGGATCATCGGCGGGGCCAAGAACATCTACGACGGGGTCGACAAGTTCTCGAAGGCGCAGACCCGCGGCGATCACATGGAGGCGATGCTCCAGTTCGACCAAGGCGTGCTCGGCTTCGCGAGCGGCGTGAGCTCGCTGGCGAGCCTGACGCGGGTCGCCGGGGTCACGGGGCTGGCGGCGGCGCTGCTGCAGCTGCGCGCGGCCGGCGCCGAGCTGCTGGCCAAGGGCGACTCGTGGCACGGCAAGGACAGCCTCGACCTCGGCTTCGACACGTACGACGCCGCCTCCAAGGAGGTCGGGCCGGTGGCCGGCGCGATCGCCGGCGTCGCGGTCACCGCCTTCGCCGCGTGCGGCGAGATCGTCTGGGGCGTCGCGGCGACGCTGCGCGAGGTCGCGTCGTTGCTCGAGGCGGGCCTGCGGCTGATCATGGCCGACGACCTCGAGAAAGAAGTGAACGAGATGCTCAAGCAGGAGCTGCGGCCGGAGCACTGGCGCGACCACACGCCGGTGGTGCCGGCCCCGGACGTGCCGCGGCGGGAGGCCCCGCCGCGGGGCCAGCCGCGGCCCGAGGACCGCGCCGAGGAGGAACGTGCGCGGCGGGCGCGCGAGGCGCCGCAGCCCCGCGTGCGCTGA